CCAGCACTGCCTACGTGAATTATAAGAATACAACatgcaaaaatgaaatttctgaggagaaaaagaatggaGCTCTAGCAAGCCCTCCTTTTGTGCTGGATATTTGAATAATTATTGGAGTGGACAATATACGAAAATCTATAGCTTGTCGCGTTGGCAATGGaatgaaaatcattaaaatgtgaaaagatCTAACTTCACTGttgaatgttttatttttatttgtaggGTAATACGATTTCATCGATTTGTCTCGCAAAATCTTTGGAGAAACTGATTCATTACGCAAGTACCATTGGACTTTCACACTTGATAGCTACTAAAATATACTTAAGTCACAAAGATCTCAAAACTGTCACGATTAATTAACATTGTTACTATACTCGAAAATGATTAAATGCCTAattatttgggggaaaaaaagatcTTCAAAACAATACTTTACTTTTATATCCcaatatcaatttttcaatcTCCCAAAGTGGTAGCAGGTTGAGTCAAGCAAAGGATGATCTTGGGGTAACAAACTCCTTTTACATCTCTGTCCAGTCAAGCCGCCAAAGTCGAAGGATCGAAATGAAATGAATATGGAGGCGctgcaatttcaaatttttaacctgtACGAAATCCAACATTTCACACAATAAAGTGGCTAAAAAATGGGCAATTCGATTTCGTATGTCCCAATAGGAATTCTTCCTTTCGGTCCCTCAACTTTGGAAATAAGCCCAATTAGCCATGGATTTTCTGAGTTTCTTGTTGAGCATTTCggctttttttctctcctcaatTCTTACCAAATTGCTTCACAAGCTGTGGTGGAGACAAGGCCTCAAAGGCCCTCCCTACAAGTTCATCCACGGCAGCACCAAAGAAATATTCAAGTTGAAGGAGGATGTCATGATGAAGATGAACAAGCCCATGACGAATGTTTCTCATGAGATTTTACCCATCGTTGAGCCTCACATTCAGGGTGGAATAAAATAATGGTAATTTAGGTCCTACTTTTATAAcaggaaaagtgccaaaaaaatcttaaaccttttgtttttgtactGATTTAgtgataaacatttttttggtgctgatttagttttaaagatttttacgttgtgccaattcagtcatttctggccaattttggccggattttacTCACTGGACGTCAGGCGGCTGACATGGTCGATTGAtgctaacatggacaacttttaataatattttaatatttttgattttttttttctttttttcttctcctcttcttcctccaatcaGTTGCCAAGGTttggcgaccggctagaggcaatggctggcgagggtcgagcctcgcccatggccggcaagggcgagccccgccagctTGGCGCAAGGAGGCGGCCTAGAGCTAGCCTCGCACTGAgctggcgaggctcaaccctcgctagattcgacgagggcgagcctcgccgcccaccacgaggccaccctcgcggcCACTGGCAAGGTGGCCAACGAGGTCAACCTCGACCTCACCAGCCGTCACCTCTGACCAATCGCCGAGGTCCCACAACTAGCTGGCGGAAGAAgacgagaagaaaaaaagaaaagaaaaaaaaattaaaatattatgaaaagttGTCCATGTCGCGCCGATCAAGCCACGTGAGTGGCCGACATCCAATTatcaaaatctggccaaaattggccaaaaatgatgaattggcacaacgtaaaaaagtttaggactaaatcagcacaaaaataaaaaaagtttaggactcgacaaaaacacaaaaggtttaggactttttttgcacttttccccTTTTATAATAGAATCCATAAGCGGGACCACCACCTCATAGCATGTTGCCGCCAGAAGCAAAACGCCATATTTCTTCTAGAGAATCTCCTAATTTTTTTAGAGCAACTATCTAACTTATCTATTGATGAATATATAATATAGCCTTGGGTAAAAGTAGTACTTAGCGTAGTTATTTAACACACATACTTGGCTATAAGTCATGTCCCGTCTAGtgtaactttattttattttaattgttttatgtTCAAGCCCTTGCTAACACCATGCCTTTATACAATATGCATGGGGTATTCGTCTGTATTGGTATGGTCCTCAAGCTCAACTACTTATCTCAGACACTGAGCTAGTCAAAGGGGTACTTAACAACAGTGATAAAACATACGTAAAGCCAGAATTCCCAGGAGACATCAAGAAGATTTTAGGTGATGGGCTTGTGAGTACTGAAGGCAAAAAATGGACAAGGCAactgatgcgtgatggggtgagtgattcaagaatggagatttttttgaggggatttttgtggttaagtgtatggagtagtgtatacggtaaagaaacaaagaggaataataaaagatagaacgatctcctcaCAAGATATAAAGGCCaggccaccaaccgaggatgaggatcgagatctacgaagctcaccaacaaggcctaaagcttccaccagccatgGATAAAGGACTTcaggataggagaagctcaccaccaaggcctaaagattccaccagccaaggataaagggcttcttggctcaccaccaaggagtgatctacgctccaaggataaagaaaccaaaaggagttatccactctccaaaggagttcactcaagttgaggaaatctcaccattctcattcatcaaattcatatctcccctacattggatagtttcctctatttataggaggatttcagcattaggaaatattaaaaataaaatttaatgacctaggaacttaaacgttcgactcttcagctatataaaataaaaacacctaggaacttaataaaaagcctttattaacacggaaactaaatgcctttaatcttcggccttccgcattctcgaaccgttagctttccatGTTCTtaaacctttggctttccatattcttgaaccgcatttgtgaacctttagccttccaaaattcgagctcctcccttgaccagaaaataatcctcctgaaacttcatcaatagGTCATACAAAACATCTAAAATGACCTCCAattgatagttatcgatataccacaaagtaccgataagtaattaacattattcattcaaaatgatccatcgaaacacataatgcccaacttctttattggcttggataagcatcgattgTTATGAGTTGGTcaatggagctacgttggatgctcccgcatcaacAACATAAATTGGCACATCTCGCCTTCCATGGCGAAAGCTTGAAGGTAAACTTTTACCGTGCTCCTTAGAAATCAATTGTCTGATACGACTTCTAGATTCCCGTCAATTTGTGTTAGAAATATTGTGATTTTGTAATGTGTCAAATGATAGACATAACAGGAAAACTTGTTAACTTGTGTTAACACATGATTTTATCCATATACCGTCATGTTCTATATGCATAACAATAATTGAGTATGTACGTTCTAAGCCATGCAAGGGCTTGGGCTTAGAACATGCATGAGAACTGTTGCTGATTGTACCATAAATTGTAAATATGCACGTAATGATTCCAGCAATGGTGGATAGTGTTCACATGCTGCTCAAGAGATGGCAGAATTTAGAAGCCGAAGAGGTTGAGTCGTTCGAAGAGTTTACGGCGATCATGTCGAAAGTGATTTCCAGGACAGCATTTGGAAGCAGCTACATTGAAGGAAGAGATATTTTCCAAATGTTGGGCGAGTTGACTATTATAGCATCGCGAAATCTTTTGAGATTAAGACTTGaaaatgctagtacgagtacctagaggggggtgaataggtattatgaatattttcttgcAGTTTGCGCAATACTTaaacagatgaaggattaaaaatcaatcgtaagactaagtaaaggaaagagagaattaaacacgaggtttatagtggttcagcttgattcaagcctacgtccactcttctgcactgacagccgattggctggattccactatgaacaaagagatgttacagtgttgatcttccttgatttctcgatgtagatgatctactacactcgctcaaggtatcaccaagtacaaacactctctgtgtatacaattttgctcgaactgtatcgactaacaatcaaggttcttcagactctggaatttatctatcgatcacacacatagaacaactagaacgtcttccttttatactcctttatgccatcatagccgttggcacttaccaaaggaattcctccaatctacccgttggacggaatcaattaagaagatcatccaagctatttaaggaatcttatgatagcccatcaatcatgttcgcccatacaatcaggattttggtttccaagaatagaacattccaagaatgtttcgtcgaccatcagatcttcaattgatcttagataagaatcaaaagaatccgaaatgattatccaaccaagggatctattCTAGAGGATTGGatcaaatccccaaccatatacttcggcttcggatatcctacgccactggattagaaagactgtcagtgagattaatcttgagtcttgagtcttgagtcttgagtcttgagattacaaaatcttgagactttaaaccaataatatcaagactagactgatagaaatgttttgtcagcttcaaaatattctggaaagatttctccaacaagacTTCCTGAAATTAGgtacttgttttttttccttgtgaaCACTAGGGTCTTATTATTTCACTAAATCTATTTTTCCAAGTGAATAGAGTTTCAGTGGTAATAGTAATTTTGGCTTGGTTTAAAAGTcaattcatgtttttctttctatAGTAAGATATGGAAAACGACCGATGAAATCGAGTCCAAGGGACTGGAGAATGCGATATGCAATGCGGTGTTAGGGATAATCGAGAAGCGAGAAAAGAAGTTGAACACGGGAGAAATGGATGACCACGCGTATGACTTCTTAGGGTCCGTTCTAAAGGCCTATCGCGATCCAGACGAGAGCAAGCGAATCACAATTGGTGATCTTGTGGACAAGTGCAAGACGTTCTGTATCGCGGGACAAGAAACGACGAATTCCATCCTCCCTTGGACACTCTTCTTCCTTGCAATTCACAAAGATTGGCAAGAAGAGGCAAGAAAGAGGGGCCGATGTAGTTGGCAATGAAGATCCCAATTATGAATGAATCATGAAACTCAAAACTGTATGTAAATGGTCGTCTTTGTACCAACATAGTCCTTTTGAGACTGACTCAACACCAAGTGGTTGTTTTTGTGCTTATTGAGCCTTGttggaataattaaatattaaaccatgccTTTGTCTAatgacttaaacttttagaataatttatagtgatcccacaaaatctcacatggctAATCAGCCAAGGACGGGAAATACCATGCAAATACTCAAGCACTTTAGTGGGAAGAAAAGACGGTATTTGTCAATTAGGGAGATGATGAGGTTACTTGCAGTAAAATAAGGctttaggttttttttctttttctttttctttttctttccctttggctTTCGAAAGACACCATCATATTCTACTATGAAGTTCCTACAAATTGAACTCCATGTTTaacttgattttcattttcatgtccACTCAAAAAGAAGTCGTTTGAAAAAGAAGTcgttttcatttcctttctgtTTTATTGTATTTTGAGGATCGAGGCCATGAATCTTTTGGTAAATGGTGGGGTTTTCTTGTTGAGCATCATTCTGTTTTCAGTTCTCGAGAAGGTCCTGCAGAAGTTCTGGTGGAACCCGATTCAGGTACGACGTCCAATGGCTTCGCAAGGAGTGAGAGGCCCTCCCTTGCGGATTCTTCCTTGGCTGCACGAGAGAAATATTCGAGTTGAGAGACGAAGAGGCGAGGTAGACGAACAAGCCCACGGTGGATGTTTCTCATGATATTTTGCTCATTGTGGAGCCTCACGTTCACAAGCGGACTCAAATGTTTGGTAACTAAATCTCTCTTGTTGCCTCTTTTAGATGATTGATTTCAATGGAATGCCTACATCCCTAAGTTTTGTAAGCAGCTTGATATGATGATTTGGTTCTGAATATGCTCTTCACTTGCCAACCTCCGATCCGGTAGATCAGAAGACTTATCTATCGAGTAATTCCATAGTGttgatatttaaattttgacatCTCATTTAGTAATtcattgtatagaaaattagggatgcATCCAATCCCAGtaaaaatattaagttaaaatttCATATAGATATTAGAAGTAATTGCATTAATAGTTGAAGTTGCATTTTACCGGCCTTGGATGGACTCAATTCACATGTTTAGTTGTGGATTGAGTCCGTGAACTAAAATAATTCAGCCAAGCCCATTTGTTATTGGGACTGAAATTTTTGCACGTTGGTGCCTCACTTGAAAAGATTACATTAATTGGTTGATTTTGGGaagattttaggaaaatatacgTGGGAGATTGACGGCcataaaggaaaaagggggagagacAATAAGCTAAAAAAAGACGAGGGAAAACACTTGAGAAttgaagagagggagggagggggagagagagagagagagagcgcttgGTTGAGAACCACTTCTTCTGGCTGTGCCTCTTCGTCCGCAGCGAAGTGTCCCACCACTGAGCTGATGTTGGTGTTGGCAT
The nucleotide sequence above comes from Eucalyptus grandis isolate ANBG69807.140 chromosome 2, ASM1654582v1, whole genome shotgun sequence. Encoded proteins:
- the LOC104435139 gene encoding cytochrome P450 CYP749A22-like; amino-acid sequence: MVDSVHMLLKRWQNLEAEEVESFEEFTAIMSKVISRTAFGSSYIEGRDIFQIKIWKTTDEIESKGLENAICNAVLGIIEKREKKLNTGEMDDHAYDFLGSVLKAYRDPDESKRITIGDLVDKCKTFCIAGQETTNSILPWTLFFLAIHKDWQEEARKRGRCSWQ